The genomic DNA CTGCGCAGCGGCATGGACCTCGCCACCCTCGGCCTCATCGGCTTCTTCCAGATGCTGACCGGCCCGGTCGCCGCGCATCTGGTGGCCCGGTCCGCGTACCGGACCGGGCAGGTCGACCACGCCGAACTGCTCTTCGACGAACTCGACGAACAGCTGACCGAGGAGAAGTGACCGGAAGACCGGTCAGGCCCCCGGCAGCCGGTCCAGGAAGCCGCTGACCGAGCTGATCCGCCCGTCCCCGGCCAGCCTGATCACGTCGAACCCGGCGGCGGGCGCCGAACCGTCCGCCCCGGAGACCAGGTCCCAGGTGAAGCGCACCAGGTCGTGGTGGGCGTCCGGGGTACCGGTCGGACGGAAGCCGAAGCCGGGGAACTGCCGGTGCGCACCGCTGATCGCGGCCACCAGCCCGTCATGACCCCGCACATCGGCCAGCGGGTCGGTGTAGGTGGCGTCCTCGGTGAAGGCCGCGGCCACCGCCTTCTCCAGCTCCTCGGGCGAGGTGGTGTTCCAGGCGGTGAAGTAGCGCTGAACGGCGTCCTCGTATGCGGTCACGGTGCGTCCTCTCGCCGGGGCCGCGGGGGCCCTCGTCCACCGCTCCGGTGCTCCGGGGCGGTGGACACACCCTGACGCGGGGGCCGGGCCGGGGTCGATTACCTCCCGGGTAAGGGAGATCGCCGCTCCGCCCCACAGGGACACATTCCGCGTGCCATGATGCGGGCAATGCCGGACGCTGGGGGGCGTATGGGAAGCACAGGTACAGTGCTGCGCGAATTGCGCGGCGCGCAGAAGACGTCCAAGGGCGTCTCGCTCTACTCGCGATACGTGAACCGTCCGGCGGGGCGGGTGCTGGCGGCCGGGGCCTTCCGGGCGGGCCTGACGCCCAACCAGGTCACTCTCGTCAGCGCCCTGTTCACCTTCGCGGCGATCTCCTCGCTCGCCCTGGTCCCGCCCTCGTGGGGGCTGGGCCTCGCCGTCTGCGCGGGGCTGGTGACCGGCTTCGCCTTCGACTCGGCCGACGGCCAGCTCGCCCGGCTCACCGGCCGGGGCGGCCCCGACGGCGAGTGGCTGGACCATGTCGTGGACTGCGCGAAGATGATCCTCGTCCACACCGCCGTACTGATCTCCTTCTACCGCTTCACCGAACTGCCCGGCGACATCTGGCTGTTGCTGCCGCTGGGCTTCCTGTTCGTCTCGGTGCTCACCTTCTGCGCCGGACTGCTGCGCGAACAGCTCGGCCGGGCCGCCGCCCGCGCCGTCCCGGCCGGTTCCGCCCCGGCGCCGGCGTCCCGGCTGCGGGCCGTGGCGCTCCTGCCCGCGGACTACGGGGTGTTCTGCCTGGTGTTCCCGCTGCTCGGCGCACCCGGGGCCTTCCGGGCCGGGTACGCCGTGCTCGCGGCCGTGCACGCGGTGTTCCTGGTGGCGTTCCTCGCCAAGTGGTTCAGGGAGCTGAAAGCGTTCCGGGTTGACTGACCAGGACATCCAGCG from Streptomyces sp. NBC_00654 includes the following:
- a CDS encoding nuclear transport factor 2 family protein, whose product is MTAYEDAVQRYFTAWNTTSPEELEKAVAAAFTEDATYTDPLADVRGHDGLVAAISGAHRQFPGFGFRPTGTPDAHHDLVRFTWDLVSGADGSAPAAGFDVIRLAGDGRISSVSGFLDRLPGA
- a CDS encoding CDP-alcohol phosphatidyltransferase family protein; this translates as MGSTGTVLRELRGAQKTSKGVSLYSRYVNRPAGRVLAAGAFRAGLTPNQVTLVSALFTFAAISSLALVPPSWGLGLAVCAGLVTGFAFDSADGQLARLTGRGGPDGEWLDHVVDCAKMILVHTAVLISFYRFTELPGDIWLLLPLGFLFVSVLTFCAGLLREQLGRAAARAVPAGSAPAPASRLRAVALLPADYGVFCLVFPLLGAPGAFRAGYAVLAAVHAVFLVAFLAKWFRELKAFRVD